GCCGAACTGGTGCGCGCGCAGCGCGCTCTCGGTCTCGAACTCGACGTCGTCGTCGAGCAGCATGAGGAAATCGGTGTCGTCGAGCTCGAGGGTCTCGGCCATCGAGCGCGCGAAGCCGCCCGATCCGCCCAGGTTCGGCTGCTCGATGACGCGCAGCTTCTCGCCCAGTCGCGCGGCGACCTCGTCGAAGCCGGCCTCGTCCCGCACCCTGCGATCGCCCTGGTCGACCAGCAGGATCCGGTCGATCGCCTCGGTCAGCGCCGCGCTCCCGGCGATGTTCTCGAGCGTCGCCACGCAGTAGTCGGGCTTGTTGAACGTGGTCATGCCGAGGCTCAGCTTGCCCGGTACGGTCGGCTCCGCCTCGGTGGTCCATTCGCCGCCCTCGAGCACCAGATCCTCATCGCCCGCGATGAGATCGAACCAGTACCAGCCGCCGTCGCCGAAGGCCGTGAGCGGCAGCTCGAACTCGGAGACGCTCTCGCCGGTCACCGGGCGGGAATCGATGCGCTGCTGCGCGCCGTTCGAGTTGGAGCGGTAGACCAGCACCGTGCCGGCCCCGCGGGTGCGCAGGGTCAGCGTGACCCGGTCCACGACGGTCCACCGCTGCCAGTAGGCCGCGGGGAACGCGTTGAAGTAGGTGCCGTACGAGACGCGGCGCCCCGCCCGCACGCGCGCGCTCGATCGGGAGAGCACGTTATCGATGCTCGCCACGGCGCTGAGTCGAACGGCTGAGCCGTTGATGGTCGACCAGGTCTCGGGATCGGCGTAGAGGGGCAGCACATCGGGATCCTTCCCCTGGGGGAAGACGACGTTCTGAAGTGTGTTGGACATCGAGCGTGGGACCTCTCAGCCGTTGACGATGGTGCAGTGCAATCCTAGCGAGCCGCTGCTGAAGCACCGCGCCCCGTTTCGCGGGGAGCGCCCCTACCCCACCTGGAGATCGTGGCTCGCCCGCCACACCGCCACCGTGAGCGGGGGCGCAGCGGCCGCGATCTCGCGCAGCAGCTCGAACTCCACGCGATCCGCGTTGAGGCGGTGCTCCTGGGCGTCGGGCCCTCCCGAGCGCGCAGCGAGCCTGGCCAGCCCGAACTCGGCGAGCTGACCGCGATCCTCGAGCATCTCGTCGCGCAGCGCCAGCACCACGAGGTCGTCGATCTCGGGCACCTCCGCGTAGGCGGTGGCCGGGTCCTCGCCGTCGCGCACTCGGTGCTCCATCATCGTGTCGCGCTCGACGCGCGCCTCGGCCCGCAGCTGTACGAGGCGCTCCGTGGTCATGTCCATGGCGTCACCGTGCCCGCGTCTGCCGCGGAATATCGATGGCGCCGGTCGCTCGGGGGATCGGCACGCGCCGCCAGGGGAGCGCCGTCGGCTCCGCATCCTGCGACGGCAGCTCGAAGTCGAAGCGCGACTTCACCGCCAGCAGTACGAGCAGCACCCAGTTGCCCTCGATCAGCAGCCGGCTCTCGGTGAGCGACTGCACGATCAGCGCGACCATCACGAGGAACGGCCACAGCGCACTCGTGGCGTACGGCAGGGGCGGCCCGAAGCCGCGGCGGGGCGGATCGACCGCCCGGAACCACACCCGCCACACGGTGAGCACCACGAGCGGCGCGAAGGCGAGCACGCCCACGATGCCGAGCTGCAGCCACACGTCGAGCCAGGCGTTGTGCGCGCTCATCACGGGCAGGCCCGCCTTCTCGTCGAGCGACTTGAACGGCTCCGCCCAGGGAGCCCAGTAGCTCACCCAGCCCCAGCCGAACCACGGCCGCTGCTCGGCGAGCCGGATCACCGCCTCCCAGGTCTCGAGCCGCCCGGTCATGTCGCCGCTCTTGCCGAGCAGGCCGAACACGAAGTCGCGGGCGAACAGCACCGCGGCGACGGCCGCGACGACGAGCGCGCCCGCCGTCACGTAGAGCGGAACCCGGTGCTCCGGCTGCAGACGTCGAGCCCACAGCGCGAGCCCCAGCGCCACCACAACCGCGGCGAGTGCCACCCACACCGTCGCTCCGCGGGTCAGCAGCAGGGTCGCGACGGCCGCCGCGACCCAGAACCAGCCGGCGAACGGCCGAACGAGCCCGGCGCGCAGCTGGATCCCGAACACGATCAGCCCCAGCAGGCCGATGAAGCCGAACAGCACCGAACTCGCGACGACCCCCTGGATCGGGCCGCCCGAGAACAGCAGGTCGCGGCTCCAGTAGAGCAGCTTCGAGGGCTTGCCCTCCTCGGGCACATCGACGAACACCAGGAAGTTCTGGAACACCGGTTCGCGAATGAACAGCGACACCCACAGCTCGAACGCGAACGACAGCCCGATCAGGTACCGCAGCGCCGTGCCGAGGGTGCGCAGCACCTCGTGCCAGGTGAGCACGAACGCCAGCACCACCGCGAGCAGCGTCGTGGCAAGCTGCGCGATCACGCCGAGCACGCTCTCGAGGCGGTACTGGGACCAGGCGATGGAGAGCGCCGCCAGCACCAGGAACCAGTAGACCGGGGAGGGGAGGCGGTACCAGCGGAACCGCGCCGGCTTCTCGCGCACGAAGAGCACCGCGCCCCACACGGTGAGCGCTGCGGCCAGCGCGAGGAACCCCCACCAGCCCACCACGTTGCGCACGCCGTTGCTGCCGAGCGCGAGCACGAAGACGCAGATCGCGTACGCGCTCACGCCGAGTCGGGTTCTGCTCTGCGCCATAGTCGGTATGGTAGAGCATTGCCCATGGCAGGCGGCATGAGGAGGGGCCATGCTGATCTTCATCGAGAACACTCCGCGCACCTATGCGTGGGGCTCGCGAGACGCGCTCCCCGACCTGCTCGGTCTCGCGCCGACGGGCGAGCCTCAGGCGGAGCTCTGGCTCGGCACGCACCCGGGCAGCCCCGCGCACGTGGCGAAGGCCTCGGCGGGCGACCGCACGCTCATCGACCTGGTCGAGAGCGACCCCGAGCTGTACGGGGTCGACGGCGGCCCGCTGCCCTTCCTGCTCAAAGTGCTGGCCATCGGGGCGCCGCTGTCGCTGCAGGTGCACCCCGACCTCGAGCAGGCCGCGGCCGGATACGCTGCCGAGGAAGAGGCCGGCGTGCCCCGCGACGCCCCGCACCGCAATTACGGCGATCCCAATCACAAGCCCGAGCTGCTCGTCGCGCTCAGCGAGGTCAGGGCACTCAGCGGATTCCGCCCGCTCACCGCGGCCCGCGACGAACTGCGGCTGCTCGCGGCTGCCGCTCGCCGCGCCGGAGAGCACGATGGCGCGGAGGCGCTCGAAGCGGTCGAGGCGAGACTGCGGGGGGCGGATCCCGAGACCCTGCGACGCGAATTCCTCGTGTGGGCGTTCAGCGGCGACGAGATCGTGGGGCGCGCCCTCGCGGCGCTCGCGGCCGCGGTGCAGGGGGAGGAGAGCCCGCTCGATCCCGACCGTGCGTGCGTACTGCGGGATCTCGTTGCCTCCCACCCGGGCGACCCCGGTGTGCTCGTCTCCCTGCTGCTGCACCTCGTGAGGCTCGAACCCGGCGAGGCCGTCTACCTGCGCGCCAGGCAGATGCACGCCTACCTGAGCGGCATCGCGGTCGAGGTGATGGCGTCATCCGACAACGTGCTGCGGGCCGGGCTCACCCCGAAGCACGTCGACATCGCGGAGCTGTGCCGCATCGTCGATACGGGCGAGCTCGCCGAGCCGCGCTTCCCGTGCGAGCGCGTGGGGCGCGGGCTCGTCGCGTGGAGGCCCGACGTGCCCGACTTCGTACTGCTGCGGGCGAGGCTCTGCGATCCCGAGGAGAGCATGAGGGCGGAGGCCCCCGAGGGCAGCTCCCCGCTCGTGGAGGTGCCGGCTCCGCACCCGCTCGTGCTCATGGTGACCTCCGGCCGGGTGCGAGTGGAGCGCAAGGCCGAGGGCGAGCATGGACTCGCGGAGGTGGCGTCGGCCAGGCGCGGGCAGTCGCTCTACGTCTCGGCGGGCGATCCGGTGCGGCTCACCGGGCACGGCGAGGTCTTCCTCGCGACCGTGGGGGAGTAGGCGGGGCGCTTCCGTCAATCTGCGCGAGCCTGTATTCCGTCATTCTGCGTGAACGCAGGGAGTCGCAGAATCCGGCGGCGATCCTGCGACTCGCTCCGCTCGCCCAGGATGACGGCCGGCCTCGGAGCCGTGCCCGGGTAAACTTGTGGTCGTGTCGAAATCCGTGCCCCAGAGCGAACAGCCGGCGACCGCTGCGGCGGCGCGAACCGCGGAACAGTCGAGCGGGCTCGGCAAGGTGCTCATCGCGGTCTACCTGGTGCTCGCCATCGCGGCGACGTTCCGCTCGGTCTACCAGATCCTGACCAAGTTCGACGAGGCCCCGCTCGCGTACTCGCTCTCCGCCGTCGCCGGTCTGGTCTACATCGTGGCGACGGTCGCGCTGATCAAACGCGGGCACGGCGCCTGGCGCGCCGTCGCGCGATGGGCCCTCGTCTTCGAGCTCTGCGGCGTGCTGATCGTCGGCACGCTGAGTCTCATCGCCCCCCAGCTCTTCGCGCACCCCTCGGTCTGGTCGCAGTACGGCATCGGCTACGTCTTCATCCCGCTCGTGCTGCCGGTGCTCGGCCTGCTGTGGCTGCGGAGCACCGGGCGCGAGGCAGCCGGGGCCCCGGCTCGAGGCGAGGGATCCGCCTGATGCGCATCATCGAGACGCTCGACGCGATCCGCCCCTCCGATTACCCCGATGGCAGCAGTGTCGCCATCGGCAAGTTCGACGGCCTCCATCTCGGGCACCAGGCGATCCTGCGCAGCCTCGTCGACGACTCGCACGCGGCGGGTCGGCCCGCCGTCGTGTTCACCTTTTCCAACAACCCCCTCAGCCTGCTGCGCCCCGAGCTCTGCCCCAAGCCGCTCATGAGCCGGGAGCAGCGCCTCGAGGGGTTCGCAGCCGCCGGAGTCGACGACTGCGTGATGATCGAGTTCGACGAGGCGGTGGCCTCGATCCCGGCCGTGGACTTCGTGCGCGAGGTGCTGGTCGAGCGGTTGCGCGCGCGCCACATCATCATGGGCGCCAACTTCCGTTTCGGCCACCGGGGGGCCGGCGATGTCGAACTGCTGCGGGAGCTGGGCGAGCGCTACGGCTTCACCGCGCGGATGCTGCAGCTCGTGGCGGCCGAGGGCGATCACCAGGTGTCCTCGTCGCGAGTGCGCGAGGCGCTGCTCGCGGGCGAGGTCGAGGCGGCCGGACGCATGCTGGGGCGCTCGCCCGCGGTGCGCGGCGAGGTCGTGCACGGTGACGCCCGGGGTCGGGAGATCGGATTCCCCACGGCGAACCTGGGCGGGGCCATCGAGGGGTTCGTGCCCGGAGACGGGGTCTACGCCGGCTGGGCGGTGCTGGGGGGCGCCGATCCGCGTCCCGCTGCGATCTCCGTCGGCAACAACCCCACCTTCACCCCGGAGGGGCAGTCGCGCGTCGAGGCCTTCCTGCTCGACTTCTCGGGCGACCTGTACGGGCAGCGGATGGAGGTGCGCTTCACGCGCCGGCTCCGCGGCACGGAACGGTTCGACTCGCTCGAGGATCTGCTGGTGCAGATGAAGGCCGATGTGGCTCGCGCCCGAGAGATCCTCGTCCACTGAATCTCCCAGCCTCGAGTGGTAGGATCGGGGCACGGTCGCGATTCGCGAAGCGTTCTCGAGCCCCATGCCGCGCATGAGGTCAGGCTCGGAAGCCGCGTGCGACCCGACTCCCGGCATGCAGGCCGGGGTCGCACCACGCCGATCAGGAGATCCATTGGCATTCACCACTGCCGAGCGTCAGCCCGCTGCGAACAGTTCAGTCGAGCCCGCGCCCAAGTCTTCCCGCACGCCGAAGGCCCAGGCCCCGCAGAAGTCGCAGGGAGCCCAGAAGAACGGTCAGCGGGGCGGCTCTCGCCGCAAGCAGCACACCCACAACGAGGGCATCATCCCGCTGCTGGCCCGCGCCGTGCGCGAGGTCGAGGCTTCGGCGCAGCGCGGTAAGGCGAGCCCGGCCGGACGCACGAAGTTCCACGTGATCGCGCTGCTCATGCGCGAGGAGCGCGCTCGCGTCAAGACCGACGAGAACGTGAGCGAGGCCGAGCGCGCCGAGACCCTCAAACGGCTCGACGGCGTGGCGGCGATCCTCGCGAAGACGGCCGCGCGCGACACGAGCCTCATCACGCTGCTCGAGCCCGCCGCGCCCATCACCGAGGCGACCCGCCTGCTCAAGCGCAAGATGCTCACCCAGGCCGGCATCGAGCTCCCCGACGACGAGCCGAGCAAGGCCGAGCCCGCGCAGGCCTTCGTGCCGCCGGAGCTCGCCGAGCGCCAGGTCGAGCCCGCCGGCATCGAGGCCCGCATGCTCGCCAACCCGTTCCTCGCGCCCGACCTCACGCCGCCGAGCAAGCCGACCCCCGTCGTGCGCCTCGCCAACTGGGAGCTGCTCGGGCCGCTGCTCAAGGCGTTCGAGCAGGGCGGCGGCGGATCCGCGTGCATGGACCTGCCCGCGCCCCCCGTGCCGGACCGCCTGGCTCCCCCCGGACGCGAGCTCATGCCGCACCAGGCGCGGTTCCTCGCGAGCGTGAGCGAGGGGCATCGCAGCTTCCTCCTCGCCGACGAGCCGGGCCTCGGCAAGACCGCGCAGTCGGTGCTCGCGGCATCGGTGGCGGGCGCCTACCCGCTGCTCGTGGTCGTGCCCAACGTCGTGAAGATGAACTGGGCGCGCGAGGTCGAGCGGTGGACGCCGCAGCGGCGCGTCACGGTGATCCACGGCGACGGCCAGGACATCGACGCTTTCGCCGACGTGTTCGTGGTGAACTACGAGATCCTCGACCGCCATCTGAGCTGGATCTCCCGCTTCGGGTTCAAGGGCATGGTCGTCGACGAGGCCCACATGATCAAGAACGTGCAGTCGCAGCGATCCCGCAACGTGCTCGCGATCGCAGAGAGCATCCGCGAGCGCACCCCCGGCGTCTCCCCGCTGCTCGTCGCGCTCACCGGCACGCCGCTCATCAACGACATCGACGACTTCCGGGCCATCTGGCGGTTCCTCGGCTGGATCGACGCCGAGAAGCCCGGCCCCGAGCTCATGGCCAGGCTCGAGAACAACGGCTGGACCCCCGCCGACCCGACCTTCTACCCCGAGGCGCGGCAGAGCGTGGTCGACATGGGCATCGTGCGCCGCCGCAAGATCGACGTCGCCGCCGACCTGCCCGCGAAGCGCGTGGTCGATCTGCCCGTCGAACTCGACGACGAGCTCGGCCGCGGCATCCGCGACGCCGAGGCGAAGCTCGCCCGCAAGCTGGTCGATCGCTTCAACGCCGTCAAGAACGGCAAGCTGGGCGAGAAGCTCTCCGACGCGGCGATCATCCGCATGGTGTGCGCGCAGGAGCTCGAGGAGTCGAACGCCTCCGCCGACGGCACGAACGTGTTCACGATGGTGCGCCAGATCGGCCAGGCGAAGGCCGGGCTCGCCGCCGACTACACCGCGCAGCTCGCACGCTCGGTGGGCAAGGTCGTGTTCTTCGCCAAGCACATCGACGTGATGGATCGGGTCGAGGCGCAGCTCGCCGAGGCCGGGCTCAAGACCGTCTCGATCCGCGGTGATCAGACGGCGGCGTTCCGCCAGGAGCAGATCGACGCGTTCAACAAGGACCCCGAGGTGGCCGTCGCGGTCTGCTCGCTCACCGCGGCCGGCGTGGGCGTGAACCTGCAGGCCTCGTCGAACGTGGTGCTCGCCGAGCTCTCGTGGACCGACGCCGAGCAGACCCAGGCCATCGACCGCGTGCACCGCATCGGCCAGGAGGAGCCCGTGACCGCGTGGCGCATCGTCGCAGCGCAGACGATCGACGCGAAGATCGCCGAGCTGATCGACGGCAAGGCCGGGCTTGCGGCCCGGGCGCTCGACGGCGCCGCCGCGCCGGCGGAGGACGCCGACTCGGTGCAGCTGCTCGCCCTCATCGGCGTGCTGGAGAAGGCGCTGGGCTCCTGATCCGCGCCCGGGCACTGGGCCCGGGCGCTGCCGCGTCTAGGTGCTGCCGCGTCCGGGTAGGAAGCTGTGCCCAGGTAGGAGATCCGTCCCTGTGCGGGTGCTTCTGCCTGTTTCCGCCCGCAGAGACGAGGATCTCCTGCCTGGAGAGCGCTCGCACCCGCACCCGTGGCAGATTCCGTATCGAAGTTGGCGGAAATCTACCTGTCAGGCGCATTCTCGCCACCGCTAGCATGGGTCAGGTCTGAACGGGTGGGCGTCGCGAGCCCGCCCGGTGCTCGATCCGGGAGGAAACGACATGCGCATCGGTGTGCTCTGCTCCGGCGGCGACAGTCCCGGCATGAACGCGGCGATTCGCGGCACGGTGCTGCGCGGGGTCGACGTGCACGGCTTCGAGATGGTCGGCTTCATGGACGGCTGGCGCGGCTTCCACGAGGGCGACTTCGTGCCGCTCGACCGGCCCGCGGTGCGCGGCCTCTCTCCCCTCGGCGGTGTGATGCTCGGCACGAGTCGCGTGCCCCCGTTCGAGAAGGGCAGTGATCCCGACGCCGGTCTCGAGGCGGTTCGGGATCGCATCGCGCAGTACGGCCTCGACGGTCTGCTGCTGATCGGCGGCAACGGCACGCAGACCGTCGCGAACCTGCTCAACGACGGCGGGATCCCGGCGATCGGCCTGCCGAAGACGATCGACAACGATCTCGGCGGCACCGACTACACCTTCGGCTTCGACACCGCGGTGTCGATCGCCTCGGAGGCGATCGACCGGCTGCGCACCACGGGCGAGTCGCATCGCCGCTGCATGGTGCTCGAGGTGATGGGCAGGGACGCGGGGTGGATCGCGCTCCACGCCGGTATGGCCGCAGGCGCCCAGGTCTCGCTGATCCCCGAGTTCCCCGAGTCCATCGAGCAGATCGGGGAGTGGGTGCTGAGCGTTCGGGATCGCGGGCGCTCGTCGCTCGTGGTCGTGGCGGAGGGTTTCCGGCTCGAGGGCTCCGCGGGGGCGGTGACCCGTGACGGGCTCGACGGCTTCGGGCGGCCGCGGCTGGGCGGCATCGCCGAGGTGCTCGCCCCGCTCATCGAGCAGCGCACCGGCATCGAGGCGCGCGCGACCGTGCTGGGGCACGTGCAGCGGGGAGGATCGCCCACCGCGTTCGACCGCGTGCTCGCCACGCGCACCGGTATCGCCGCCGCCGACGCCGTGCTCGCGGGTCAGTGGGGCACCATGGCCGGGCTGCGCGGCGACCGCATCGAGATGGTGCCGCTCGCCGAGGCCGTCGGGCGCCTCAAGACGGTGCCCGCGGAGCGCTACGAGGAGGCGCGCCTCAACTTCGGGTAGCGGGAGTCAGAGTCCCAGGGCTGCCTTCACGTCGTTCAGCGACGGGTTCGTAGCGGTGGAGCCGTCGGGGTAGACGACCGTGGGCACGGTCTGGTTGCCGCCGTTGACCTGCTCGACTAGCTCGGGCGTGCCGGGGGTGCGTTCGATGTCGACCTCCGTGTAGCCGATGCCGCTCTTGTCGAGCATGAGCTTGAGGCTCCTGCAGTAGCCGCACCACTCGGTCGAGAACATCGTGATGGTGCCGGTCTCGGGTACGAAGTCGCTCAGTGCCGCGCTCATGCTCTCTCCTCGGTCGTAGGATGCGATCCTGCCCCACACTACTCGCCCTGCCTCCGTTGCCTCCCTCTTCTGTAACGCGGAGTCCCGTATTGCTGCTTCATGCGATGGGGAGGCAGCAGAATGGGACTCCGCGCCGACGGGGAGTTGGCTCCGGAGCCGCAGATCGCCGCCTCTTTCGAACCTCAGGTAAACGGCCGGTGAACTTCGGCGTCTGGCTTGACCTGTGGGGGGTGAGGTGCAACCATGATTTACGGCGCGCGCGGGGCGCTGGTGGACGCGAACGAATTGTGAACATCGTGTGTCTTCGCGGGTGATCCAAGCACCGCAAGCTCCCGAACGAAAGACGCCGGTGGAACTCACTCTCATCGTGCTGCTGGTCATCGTGCTGGCACTCTTCTTCGACTTCACCAATGGCTTTCACGACACCGCGAACGCCATGGCCACGCCCATCGCGACCGGCGCTCTCAAACCGAAGACCGCCGTGCTGCTGGCTGCGATCCTCAACCTCGTGGGAGCCTTCCTCTCCACGGAGGTCGCCAAGACCATTTCGGGCGGGCTGATCAACGAGGGCGACGGCGGGGTGCTCATCACCCCCGAGATGATCTTCGCCGGGCTCATCGGCGCCATCGTGTGGAACCTGCTGACGTGGCTCTACGGGCTCCCGTCGAGCTCGTCGCACGCGCTCTTCGGCGGACTGATCGGCGCGGCCATCGTCGGCGCGGGCATCTCCTCGGTCAACGGGGGCGTCTTCCTCTCGAAGATCCTGATCCCGATGCTCGCAGCCCCCCTCACCGCCGGTATCGTCGCGTTCTCGGCGACCCGCGTGGCGTACGCGATCACGCGCCGCCACGACGGCAAGAAGGACGGCCGCGGCCGCTTCCGCTACGCGCAGATCGCGTCGTCCTCGCTCATCGCCCTGGCGCACGGCACCAACGATGCGCAGAAGACCATGGGCGTCATCACGCTCACGCTCGTCGCCGCGAATCTGCAGGATCCCGGCACCGGCCCCCACATCTGGGTGATCACGGCGTGCGCCCTCGCGATCGCGCTCGGCACCTACTCGGGCGGCTGGCGCATCATCCGCACGCTCGGAGCGGGCCTGACCCAGGTCAAGCCCGCGCAGGGCTTCGCCGCCGAGACGAGCACCGCCGCCACGATCCTGGCTTCGAGCCACCTGGGCTTCGCCCTCTCGACCACGCAGGTCGCCTCCGGGTCCGTGATCGGCTCCGGTCTCGGCCGCCGGGGCTCGAGCGTGCGGTGGCGTGCGGTGGGCCGCATCAGTCTCGG
This DNA window, taken from Leucobacter tenebrionis, encodes the following:
- a CDS encoding O-antigen ligase family protein yields the protein MAQSRTRLGVSAYAICVFVLALGSNGVRNVVGWWGFLALAAALTVWGAVLFVREKPARFRWYRLPSPVYWFLVLAALSIAWSQYRLESVLGVIAQLATTLLAVVLAFVLTWHEVLRTLGTALRYLIGLSFAFELWVSLFIREPVFQNFLVFVDVPEEGKPSKLLYWSRDLLFSGGPIQGVVASSVLFGFIGLLGLIVFGIQLRAGLVRPFAGWFWVAAAVATLLLTRGATVWVALAAVVVALGLALWARRLQPEHRVPLYVTAGALVVAAVAAVLFARDFVFGLLGKSGDMTGRLETWEAVIRLAEQRPWFGWGWVSYWAPWAEPFKSLDEKAGLPVMSAHNAWLDVWLQLGIVGVLAFAPLVVLTVWRVWFRAVDPPRRGFGPPLPYATSALWPFLVMVALIVQSLTESRLLIEGNWVLLVLLAVKSRFDFELPSQDAEPTALPWRRVPIPRATGAIDIPRQTRAR
- the manA gene encoding mannose-6-phosphate isomerase, class I; amino-acid sequence: MLIFIENTPRTYAWGSRDALPDLLGLAPTGEPQAELWLGTHPGSPAHVAKASAGDRTLIDLVESDPELYGVDGGPLPFLLKVLAIGAPLSLQVHPDLEQAAAGYAAEEEAGVPRDAPHRNYGDPNHKPELLVALSEVRALSGFRPLTAARDELRLLAAAARRAGEHDGAEALEAVEARLRGADPETLRREFLVWAFSGDEIVGRALAALAAAVQGEESPLDPDRACVLRDLVASHPGDPGVLVSLLLHLVRLEPGEAVYLRARQMHAYLSGIAVEVMASSDNVLRAGLTPKHVDIAELCRIVDTGELAEPRFPCERVGRGLVAWRPDVPDFVLLRARLCDPEESMRAEAPEGSSPLVEVPAPHPLVLMVTSGRVRVERKAEGEHGLAEVASARRGQSLYVSAGDPVRLTGHGEVFLATVGE
- a CDS encoding bifunctional riboflavin kinase/FAD synthetase, which codes for MRIIETLDAIRPSDYPDGSSVAIGKFDGLHLGHQAILRSLVDDSHAAGRPAVVFTFSNNPLSLLRPELCPKPLMSREQRLEGFAAAGVDDCVMIEFDEAVASIPAVDFVREVLVERLRARHIIMGANFRFGHRGAGDVELLRELGERYGFTARMLQLVAAEGDHQVSSSRVREALLAGEVEAAGRMLGRSPAVRGEVVHGDARGREIGFPTANLGGAIEGFVPGDGVYAGWAVLGGADPRPAAISVGNNPTFTPEGQSRVEAFLLDFSGDLYGQRMEVRFTRRLRGTERFDSLEDLLVQMKADVARAREILVH
- a CDS encoding DEAD/DEAH box helicase, with the protein product MAFTTAERQPAANSSVEPAPKSSRTPKAQAPQKSQGAQKNGQRGGSRRKQHTHNEGIIPLLARAVREVEASAQRGKASPAGRTKFHVIALLMREERARVKTDENVSEAERAETLKRLDGVAAILAKTAARDTSLITLLEPAAPITEATRLLKRKMLTQAGIELPDDEPSKAEPAQAFVPPELAERQVEPAGIEARMLANPFLAPDLTPPSKPTPVVRLANWELLGPLLKAFEQGGGGSACMDLPAPPVPDRLAPPGRELMPHQARFLASVSEGHRSFLLADEPGLGKTAQSVLAASVAGAYPLLVVVPNVVKMNWAREVERWTPQRRVTVIHGDGQDIDAFADVFVVNYEILDRHLSWISRFGFKGMVVDEAHMIKNVQSQRSRNVLAIAESIRERTPGVSPLLVALTGTPLINDIDDFRAIWRFLGWIDAEKPGPELMARLENNGWTPADPTFYPEARQSVVDMGIVRRRKIDVAADLPAKRVVDLPVELDDELGRGIRDAEAKLARKLVDRFNAVKNGKLGEKLSDAAIIRMVCAQELEESNASADGTNVFTMVRQIGQAKAGLAADYTAQLARSVGKVVFFAKHIDVMDRVEAQLAEAGLKTVSIRGDQTAAFRQEQIDAFNKDPEVAVAVCSLTAAGVGVNLQASSNVVLAELSWTDAEQTQAIDRVHRIGQEEPVTAWRIVAAQTIDAKIAELIDGKAGLAARALDGAAAPAEDADSVQLLALIGVLEKALGS
- a CDS encoding 6-phosphofructokinase — protein: MRIGVLCSGGDSPGMNAAIRGTVLRGVDVHGFEMVGFMDGWRGFHEGDFVPLDRPAVRGLSPLGGVMLGTSRVPPFEKGSDPDAGLEAVRDRIAQYGLDGLLLIGGNGTQTVANLLNDGGIPAIGLPKTIDNDLGGTDYTFGFDTAVSIASEAIDRLRTTGESHRRCMVLEVMGRDAGWIALHAGMAAGAQVSLIPEFPESIEQIGEWVLSVRDRGRSSLVVVAEGFRLEGSAGAVTRDGLDGFGRPRLGGIAEVLAPLIEQRTGIEARATVLGHVQRGGSPTAFDRVLATRTGIAAADAVLAGQWGTMAGLRGDRIEMVPLAEAVGRLKTVPAERYEEARLNFG
- a CDS encoding mycoredoxin, with translation MSAALSDFVPETGTITMFSTEWCGYCRSLKLMLDKSGIGYTEVDIERTPGTPELVEQVNGGNQTVPTVVYPDGSTATNPSLNDVKAALGL
- a CDS encoding inorganic phosphate transporter yields the protein MELTLIVLLVIVLALFFDFTNGFHDTANAMATPIATGALKPKTAVLLAAILNLVGAFLSTEVAKTISGGLINEGDGGVLITPEMIFAGLIGAIVWNLLTWLYGLPSSSSHALFGGLIGAAIVGAGISSVNGGVFLSKILIPMLAAPLTAGIVAFSATRVAYAITRRHDGKKDGRGRFRYAQIASSSLIALAHGTNDAQKTMGVITLTLVAANLQDPGTGPHIWVITACALAIALGTYSGGWRIIRTLGAGLTQVKPAQGFAAETSTAATILASSHLGFALSTTQVASGSVIGSGLGRRGSSVRWRAVGRISLGWLFTLPASGVVAAIAALIAHIGPVGIVIDAVLGFGFILFIFWRSRRNRVDHSNAIPVPDVAEAGYAVRVKKGKVKPVKTKTGTIPPLTPVAQSAVRDDIAAREAVKAAKEAAAAEKEADAAVAASDRDRADRKDER